TGTCCTAGGTTATATGGGAACAGGGAATAGACTTATCGCCTTTGACGCACACATCGATACCGTCGGCATAGGTAATATAACAAACTGGGATTTTAACCCGTACGACGGATACGAAAACGAGACAGAAATCGGTGGAAGAGGCGTATCGGATCAATTAGGAGGGATTGTAAGCGCGGTTTACGGAGCCAAAATCATGAAAGAGCTGGGAATTCTGAACAACGACTTCTCCGTTTTAGTAACAGGCTCCGTTCAGGAAGAGGACTGCGATGGGCTTTGCTGGGAATACATTATCAAAGAAGACGGCATAAAGCCTGAGTTTGTAGTGTCTACCGAACCCACAGACGGAGGTATATACAGAGGCCAGCGCGGACGTATGGAGATACGCGTAGACGTGAAAGGTATTTCATGCCATGGCTCGGCACCTGAAAGAGGCGACAACGCCATATATAAGATGGCAGATATTTTACAAGATATCAGAGCGCTTAACGAAAATGGGTTCTCTGCCGGAGATAAGATCAAGGGTCTCGCGAAAATGCTCGACAGCAGGTACAACGCGGATTATGCCGAAGCAAGCTTTTTAGGGAAGGGAACGATTACCGTATCGGAAATTTTTTTCACCTCTCCAAGCCGATGCGCCGTAGCTGACTCCTGCTCCATATCGCTGGACAGGCGCATGACTGCCGGCGAGACATGGGAAAGCTGTTTGGCCGAGATAAGGACGTTGCCCGCGGTTAAAAAATACGGGGATGACGTAAAGGTCAGCGTGTATCAATATGCTCGAGCTTCGTACACAGGGCTTACATATCCCATAGAGAGCTATTTCCCCACGTGGATACTTCCAAGAGATCATAAGCTTACTCTCGCCATGGAACAAGCGCACAAAGAGCTTTATGGAAACGACAGGACTTCCCCCCAGACTCAGAAAAGCGTACGTGCGGGACGCCCCCTTGTGGATAAATGGACTTTTTCAACAAACGGAGTGTCCATCATGGGAAGAAATCATATTCCCGTTATAGGATTCGGCCCCGGCAGCGAAGCTCAAGCCCACGCTCCCAATGAAATCACCTGGAAACAGGATCTAGTAACATGCGCCGCTTTGTACGCTATGCTACCGCTTACGTATTTCAAATAAGAGAACGGAGACAAAACTGATATGTACCCAGAATCCTGGACACATTGATTACTGCTCGGACGAGCGAGATATGGATGCTATCCTGTATTGGGCCTAAGACGAAGAGGGAGGAAAAATATGTATAAAGAAAATATTGGTGGGAAGAAAAAATTTACCATGCCTCATATCTTTATTATCCTTTATGCCATCATACTGCTTGTAGGACTTCTGAGCTACGTAC
This genomic stretch from Pyramidobacter piscolens W5455 harbors:
- a CDS encoding YgeY family selenium metabolism-linked hydrolase, with the translated sequence MNTEKIKEAAAKYEKDMTAFLRRIVKHPGESSEEKPHATVIAEEMRKLSFDRVETDPMGNVLGYMGTGNRLIAFDAHIDTVGIGNITNWDFNPYDGYENETEIGGRGVSDQLGGIVSAVYGAKIMKELGILNNDFSVLVTGSVQEEDCDGLCWEYIIKEDGIKPEFVVSTEPTDGGIYRGQRGRMEIRVDVKGISCHGSAPERGDNAIYKMADILQDIRALNENGFSAGDKIKGLAKMLDSRYNADYAEASFLGKGTITVSEIFFTSPSRCAVADSCSISLDRRMTAGETWESCLAEIRTLPAVKKYGDDVKVSVYQYARASYTGLTYPIESYFPTWILPRDHKLTLAMEQAHKELYGNDRTSPQTQKSVRAGRPLVDKWTFSTNGVSIMGRNHIPVIGFGPGSEAQAHAPNEITWKQDLVTCAALYAMLPLTYFK